The genomic DNA AGGTCCTGAAGAAAATCATCGAGGGGAGGGTAAAGACGTACAAGGTCACGATCCCCGAGGGTTATACCATCTCCCAGATAGGGGATCTCCTCGATAGAAAGGGGATCGTCTCCAAGAAGGCTTTCCTCAAAGAGGCATCATCTCCGGAGTTACTCTCCCGCTATCATATCGAAGGACCGAACGCCGAGGGGTATCTCTTTCCAGACACCTACACACTCTCTAAGAACAGTGACCCGCAGGTGGTAATCCGGTTTTTTCTCGACCGGTTCCGCCAGGTTTTTACCCCGGACATGGCAATGAGGGCTTCGGAATTGGGTTTCTCCGAAGGGGAGATCGTGACGATCGCCTCCATAATCGAGAAGGAGACCTCCGATCCCAGGGAGAGGCCCCTGGTCTCCGCCGTCATTCACAACCGGTTGAAAAAGAGGATACGACTTCAGAGCGACCCCACCGTCATATACGGCATCCCTGATTTCAACGGAAACCTCACAAAACGAGATCTCGAAAGATACACCCCTTACAACACTTACCTCATAAAGGGGCTGCCCCCGGGACCTATTTCCAATCCCGGGATAGAATCCCTCAAGGCAGCCCTGTTCCCCGCCCAGGTGGATTATCTCTACTTTGTCTCAAGGAATGACGGAACCCACCAGTTCTCCTCCAGCCTCAAAGAACACAACATGGCCGTGAACAAATACCAGCGCCACAGGAAGAGGGCGAGAACCAGGGAGGCGGAAGCGGTGAGAGGGAAGCCGTAATGAGAAGGAGCGGATCCATGGAGAAGGTCGCCATTGTCGGTGTAGGCCAAAGTGCCTTCGTGCGCGGGTATGAAGGATCGATCCGGGAGTTGGCCTTTGAGGCTTATCGCGAGGCCATGGCGGACGCCCAACTCGGACCAAAAGAGATCGATGCCTCCATCATCTGTTCGGCTCCTGAGTATGACAAACAGAGAACCCCTGCCGGGGTAATCGCCGAGTATCTCGGACTGACACCACAGCCGACCTTCTATGTTGAGAACGTCTGTTCCTCCAGCAGCATGGGAGTGAGACTCGGCTATGCTTTGATCGAATCCGGGCTCCATGGGGTGATACTCGTCCTCGGATTTCAGAAGATGTCCGAGATCACCTCTGCCGAATCCCAGGAAAGGATGGGCCGAGGTGCTGACATCATGTGGGAGTCGCCTTTCGGCACCATGATGCCTGCCTACTATGCCATGCATGCCCGGGCGCACTTCGCAAGATACGGGACCACCGAGGAGGATCTAGCACTGATAAGGGTGAAAGCCGCACTGTACGGTCAGCTCAATGAAAAGGCCGTCTACCGAAAGAGCGTGTCTTTGGAACAGGTCCTCTCCTCTGACACGGTCTCGACGCCTCTAAAGAGATTCGACTGCTGCGCGAATGCAGACGGATCTTCCTGCATCATCCTGGCCCGAAAGGATAGAGCAGCCGACATGCCGAACAGGCCCATCTGGATTCTGGGGCTGGGTGCGGCTTCCGCACCTGTCAACATGGCGGGACGGGATTCCCTGACAGGACTGAGGTGTGCCCAGGAGGCAGCGAGGCAGGCCTTTGAAATGGCGGGCCTTGGACCTCAGGATGTGGATGTGGCAGAGATCCACGACTGCTTTACCATCGCCGAGCTGATGGCCTACGAGGACCTGGGGTTCGCCTCTCCCGGAGAAGGAAGATACCTGATTCGCGAAAAGGAGACATACCAGAAAGGAAGAATCCCCATCAATGTCGACGGGGGCCTCCTGTCAAAGGGGCACCCCATCGGAGCCACCGGAGGATCCCAGATCCGGACCGTCGTACTCCAGCTCCGCGGGGAAGCCGGACAGGCACAGGTTGAGGATCCGAAGGTCGGCTTGATTCATAATATCGGTGGAGTCGGTCTTTACGGCAATGTCACCATATTGGGAACCGAACCGGGCTGAGAGGACCGGGGATTCTGGTTGAGAGATGTTACAGGCCGGGAGGGCAGAAGAAAAATGCTCTTTTGCGGCTCGAACACCAAGGAGGGCTCGATGGGCTTTGAGGAATTTGGAACGGTCAGCTTCGTGTCTCAGACCAAAGTCGACGGCTTTGTCCATCGTCTCCGCCAGGGAAAGGTTTCCGGGAGCCGATGCAGGCAATGCGGCACCACATACTTCCCCCCCAGGGCAGACTGCTGCGCATGCATGTCGAGTGAGATGGACTGGTTCGACGTGGTGGGAGAGGGGAAACTGGTCTCCTATTCAACCCTCAGTTACGCCCCTACGGGGTTCGAGAGGGACCTGCCCTACACCATCGGCCTCGTACGATTCCCTGGGGAGGTCCAGGTTTTCGGCCGCCTGAGCAAATCCATAGAACCTGGACAAGTCGCTGTGGACATGGCCCTTCTTGTTCGTCCTGTAATGCTGCCGGGCAACAGAATTAGCTACGAGTTCGTCAAACCCTGATCGATTCCCAGCAGGTCGGCCGTCGATTTCGTCTCATCACCGGCTCACTTCACTTGCTCGGAGACGCTCAAATCGTTCAATCCCTTTGCTCGTTCGAGCGCCGCACTCTTTCGAATCGTCAAAGCGAAACCCAGATTGCGTTGAA from Deltaproteobacteria bacterium includes the following:
- the mltG gene encoding endolytic transglycosylase MltG; protein product: MKRWILFALAGMGLLAGSIALYGFVYALVPPRGQAASKIVTLDKGLTFKQIARTLEEKGVIHGVTRFILLGRIVHAEPKIKAGEYCFDLPTSHWKVLKKIIEGRVKTYKVTIPEGYTISQIGDLLDRKGIVSKKAFLKEASSPELLSRYHIEGPNAEGYLFPDTYTLSKNSDPQVVIRFFLDRFRQVFTPDMAMRASELGFSEGEIVTIASIIEKETSDPRERPLVSAVIHNRLKKRIRLQSDPTVIYGIPDFNGNLTKRDLERYTPYNTYLIKGLPPGPISNPGIESLKAALFPAQVDYLYFVSRNDGTHQFSSSLKEHNMAVNKYQRHRKRARTREAEAVRGKP
- a CDS encoding thiolase family protein; this encodes MEKVAIVGVGQSAFVRGYEGSIRELAFEAYREAMADAQLGPKEIDASIICSAPEYDKQRTPAGVIAEYLGLTPQPTFYVENVCSSSSMGVRLGYALIESGLHGVILVLGFQKMSEITSAESQERMGRGADIMWESPFGTMMPAYYAMHARAHFARYGTTEEDLALIRVKAALYGQLNEKAVYRKSVSLEQVLSSDTVSTPLKRFDCCANADGSSCIILARKDRAADMPNRPIWILGLGAASAPVNMAGRDSLTGLRCAQEAARQAFEMAGLGPQDVDVAEIHDCFTIAELMAYEDLGFASPGEGRYLIREKETYQKGRIPINVDGGLLSKGHPIGATGGSQIRTVVLQLRGEAGQAQVEDPKVGLIHNIGGVGLYGNVTILGTEPG
- a CDS encoding Zn-ribbon domain-containing OB-fold protein; translation: MGFEEFGTVSFVSQTKVDGFVHRLRQGKVSGSRCRQCGTTYFPPRADCCACMSSEMDWFDVVGEGKLVSYSTLSYAPTGFERDLPYTIGLVRFPGEVQVFGRLSKSIEPGQVAVDMALLVRPVMLPGNRISYEFVKP